In Lewinellaceae bacterium, a single window of DNA contains:
- a CDS encoding phage tail protein: MAVDKGTIKASYPLPAYNYRVTILGVGEATVIGCSQVNGLDMAVETATYQHGLSFLTGEHIMPGRRQAVQLSLLKGIMANGAYLSDWMGLNYPIAAPQPAGLIRKRDMVVDLCNEAGLPVVRWKVAKAMPTRLEGPRFDANTNEVAFERLELIAHELQVDYNP, from the coding sequence ATGGCGGTCGACAAAGGAACCATCAAAGCCAGTTACCCGCTGCCGGCCTATAACTACCGGGTGACGATCCTCGGGGTAGGGGAGGCAACCGTTATCGGTTGCTCCCAGGTGAACGGCCTGGATATGGCGGTGGAAACGGCCACCTACCAACACGGCCTCAGCTTCCTCACCGGCGAGCACATTATGCCGGGGCGCCGGCAGGCCGTTCAACTGAGCCTCCTGAAAGGTATTATGGCCAATGGCGCCTACCTGTCCGATTGGATGGGCCTGAACTATCCGATAGCGGCGCCCCAACCGGCCGGACTGATCCGCAAACGCGATATGGTGGTCGACCTCTGCAATGAGGCCGGCCTGCCGGTGGTACGCTGGAAGGTGGCCAAGGCCATGCCCACCCGGCTGGAAGGGCCCCGCTTCGATGCCAACACCAATGAGGTGGCCTTTGAACGGCTGGAACTGATCGCCCACGAATTGCAAGTAGATTATAACCCGTAA
- a CDS encoding phage tail protein, protein MAFNIPSIAGQDDPLLGFRFAISFLGSSGVDFPLDFRFQSVSGFSVAVEVSKVGGAGNNKTGLPLPQRLEYPNLVLKRGMPLASSLRQEIMDNFDDFEFKLRNVLLSILDESGQPASTWLFQDAYVTRWSLSGIDATASGVVIEEMELSYLNFKSFSL, encoded by the coding sequence ATGGCATTCAATATCCCCTCCATCGCTGGCCAGGACGATCCGTTGTTGGGCTTTCGGTTTGCCATCAGCTTCCTCGGCAGTTCAGGGGTTGATTTCCCTCTGGATTTTCGCTTTCAGTCGGTATCCGGGTTCTCCGTGGCCGTAGAGGTAAGCAAAGTCGGCGGCGCCGGCAACAATAAGACGGGGCTGCCGCTGCCCCAGCGCCTGGAATATCCAAACCTGGTGCTGAAACGAGGCATGCCGCTGGCGTCCAGCCTGCGCCAGGAGATTATGGATAACTTCGATGATTTTGAGTTCAAGCTCAGAAACGTATTGCTCAGTATACTGGACGAAAGCGGCCAACCGGCCAGTACATGGCTTTTTCAGGACGCCTACGTCACCAGATGGTCCCTTTCCGGGATCGATGCCACGGCCAGCGGGGTGGTCATCGAGGAAATGGAACTGTCATATCTGAATTTTAAAAGCTTTAGCCTTTAA
- a CDS encoding GPW/gp25 family protein has protein sequence MDTTNAPFLGSGWQFPPEFSPGGADVAMASGIEDIVQSLEILLGTHLGERIMAEDYGSSLDEYLFEEIRPSVINEIREMITEAVLYYEARIELNQVDIDQSRAGEGLLQIRLDFTVVASNSRFNMVYPFYINEAST, from the coding sequence ATGGACACCACCAACGCCCCCTTCCTCGGCTCCGGCTGGCAATTTCCGCCGGAGTTTTCTCCCGGCGGAGCGGATGTCGCCATGGCCTCCGGCATCGAAGACATTGTGCAAAGCCTGGAGATCCTGCTCGGCACCCACTTAGGCGAACGCATCATGGCCGAAGATTACGGAAGTAGTCTGGACGAATATCTGTTTGAGGAGATCAGGCCCTCCGTGATCAATGAGATCCGGGAAATGATCACCGAAGCGGTCTTGTATTACGAGGCCCGCATCGAGCTCAACCAGGTAGACATTGACCAGAGCAGGGCCGGCGAAGGGCTGTTGCAGATCCGGCTCGATTTCACGGTCGTAGCCAGCAATTCCCGCTTCAATATGGTGTATCCGTTTTATATCAACGAAGCAAGCACTTAG
- the vgrG gene encoding type VI secretion system tip protein VgrG: MPIVTPDILSEGKKLPAEFNLLSLEVIREVNRIPFAQLVLEDGNPSEGKFPLSGLAFFEPGKEIEIKLRYEGEGNASESVFKGMVHRHNLEGGKKKAILTVLLKDKAYAMTMGRKSQVFSEQTDADIIKSLIEAAGATAGTIPATEPTHPEIVQYYCSDWDFMLARAEVQNLLVTVKDGEVALHKLEVASPRGKTHTYTYGINEIHSFEIEADAGEQYEKASATYWDPKTQQMAEKSEAAPFSLKQTNLDGAKLAPLIGGKELLLSSAVALDPKEAKSWADGRLARSRLALYKGAVSVAGFADIELLDLLKLEKFGARFTGTTLVTGLRHTVSKDNWETDIQFGLPATPYTQRPDIQDAPAGGLLPAVHGLQPGLVEALEEDTDGEFRVKVKLPGIDPDTGIVWARLAAPEAGKERGYFFRPEQGDEVVVGFFNDDPRQAVILGALFGSVNVPPPGMETFDAENPLKGIVSKTGIKMAIDDTAKTLTLLTSESQSVVIDEQNKKITITDGNANSITLDSNGITLNAAGDFTVQASGDIKLNGANVTIGGADITLDGSGNATVNGSDIALNGSGNVTISGSQVDVQ, encoded by the coding sequence ATGCCGATCGTCACCCCCGACATATTGAGCGAAGGGAAAAAGTTGCCCGCCGAATTCAACCTGCTGAGCCTGGAAGTGATCCGGGAGGTCAACCGCATCCCCTTTGCCCAGTTGGTGCTGGAAGACGGCAACCCGTCGGAAGGGAAATTCCCGCTGAGCGGCCTGGCCTTTTTCGAGCCGGGAAAGGAGATCGAGATCAAACTGCGCTACGAAGGGGAAGGAAACGCATCCGAAAGCGTGTTCAAGGGCATGGTGCACCGCCACAATCTGGAAGGAGGCAAGAAAAAAGCCATACTCACCGTGCTTTTGAAAGACAAGGCCTACGCCATGACCATGGGCCGGAAGAGCCAGGTCTTTTCCGAACAAACCGATGCGGACATCATCAAGTCCCTGATCGAGGCCGCCGGCGCTACCGCCGGAACGATCCCGGCCACGGAACCCACCCACCCGGAGATCGTGCAGTACTATTGCTCCGACTGGGATTTCATGCTGGCCCGGGCGGAAGTGCAGAACTTGCTGGTAACGGTGAAAGACGGCGAAGTGGCCCTGCACAAACTGGAAGTGGCCAGCCCGCGTGGAAAAACCCACACCTACACTTACGGGATCAACGAGATCCATTCCTTCGAAATAGAGGCAGATGCCGGCGAGCAGTACGAAAAGGCCAGTGCTACTTACTGGGACCCCAAAACCCAGCAGATGGCGGAAAAAAGCGAGGCCGCTCCCTTTTCGCTTAAACAGACGAACCTCGACGGAGCGAAACTAGCGCCCCTCATCGGCGGCAAGGAGTTGCTGCTCAGCAGCGCCGTCGCCCTCGACCCCAAGGAAGCCAAAAGCTGGGCCGACGGCCGCCTGGCCCGCAGCCGCCTGGCCCTGTACAAGGGGGCGGTCAGCGTAGCCGGCTTTGCCGATATCGAACTGCTGGACCTGCTAAAACTGGAAAAGTTCGGCGCCCGCTTCACGGGAACCACCCTGGTAACCGGCCTGCGGCATACCGTGAGCAAGGACAACTGGGAAACCGATATCCAGTTTGGCCTTCCCGCCACGCCTTACACGCAACGGCCCGACATTCAGGACGCCCCGGCGGGCGGCCTGCTGCCGGCAGTCCATGGCCTGCAGCCCGGACTAGTAGAGGCACTCGAAGAGGATACCGATGGAGAATTCCGGGTGAAAGTGAAACTGCCGGGCATCGATCCGGATACGGGCATCGTCTGGGCCCGCCTGGCGGCGCCGGAAGCCGGCAAGGAGCGCGGCTACTTTTTTCGCCCGGAGCAGGGCGACGAGGTGGTGGTCGGCTTCTTCAACGACGATCCCCGCCAGGCGGTCATTCTGGGCGCCCTTTTCGGCAGCGTCAATGTGCCCCCCCCCGGCATGGAAACCTTCGACGCGGAAAACCCGCTGAAGGGCATCGTCAGCAAAACGGGCATCAAAATGGCCATCGACGATACGGCCAAAACCCTGACGCTGCTGACCTCGGAAAGCCAATCGGTCGTGATCGACGAACAAAATAAAAAGATCACCATCACCGACGGCAACGCTAACAGCATCACGCTGGACAGCAACGGGATCACCCTCAATGCCGCCGGCGACTTTACGGTGCAGGCTTCCGGCGATATCAAACTCAATGGGGCGAACGTCACCATCGGCGGGGCCGACATCACCCTGGACGGATCGGGAAATGCCACGGTGAACGGTTCCGATATTGCCCTCAACGGTTCCGGCAACGTCACCATCAGTGGCAGCCAGGTGGATGTACAATAG